Below is a genomic region from Carassius auratus strain Wakin chromosome 2, ASM336829v1, whole genome shotgun sequence.
ATATACATTTTCGAGTTATCATATTTTGTAGTCCCTGTTCGGCAGGACAGTAAAAGCAGGTGAGTTTTtttgatgagtttttttttttttttggtcttgtttGAAAATGGTTAGTAAATCATTACTTTGTTACTATTCGTTTCGTTACTGATGTGAGATTGTGGAGTTTGTCAGAATGCggaagtgtttttgtttatttttttttagtgtgtgtgtgtgtgtgtgtgcgtgcgtgtgtgtgtgcgtgctagtCCCATAACTTCTTTTATATGCAGAGATCCAAGTTGAACGTCTCTGCCCAGCAAACATGCCCGTGCGGGCCCACTGCGGGTTTTCTGTGGGACAGTGGGGGCAGAGCAAACCCACACTAAACCCATGCTTGCTGGGTGTGGATTTGTCGTTATGATGTAGGTAAGATGTGCAAAATCTCCAAGTCACCAAGTCCATGAATAACCATGAATAAAACCGCCCAGAAGGAGGCTAAATCTACTTCTAGTGACAGTCAATCATTCCCGCAGGATCTGATGAAGACGTCGTCTGCTGAAGATGAAAAGAGGTATTCTGCCTGTCAATTCAGCTCTTTCAGTGCATGCAGTATGGCTGAAGCTTACCATACAATAGGTGCTTATGGAGAGCATACTTTAGATTGTACCACTTTTACTAAAGTGTTAATCAATGCAAAGAGAAATAACAGTAGATAAACTTAATACTTCTAGCTATAATTCTAGATATATGCTATTATGTGTAATTGAGATCATACTCGGTCCGTTATGTCAAAGGTTAAGACAAGTGATTTTGGAATACATTTACGTTtccttacattacatttacatttcattacattttcctAATGGAATACAAGATAAAGCTTACTATCGCTTTTAGTGACACACTTTACTCCACACCAACAATTTTGAGCAATTGCTTGTTTGAAAAATTAATTGTGTATCTTTAGTCTATTTATTTATagactaaataaaattatttgaatatttttagtAAATTATAATACTTAAAAACCATTTCTAATTAACAGAAttcataaaacctttttttttttttttgataaaactataaaaatgtagTAATTTTTTGGCCAGTTTTTGAAGAATATTCAGTGTGTACTGAAATGTTGCAGAGATGTCTGTGAGGTGCTTTATTCCCATCAGCGGCTGTTGGTGAGACCCAGAGCAGTGTATCAGCTGCAGAGGATCTTCAGACCTACAGCAGGAGAGAATGGAAAGGCAACACCACAAAAAGTCTGCTTATCCGAAAGGTGAGCCTGCTTCTTTCACACATTACTCtaagtgtttcttttttaaagggCATTACTCACacatgtctctcttttttttttagggataTGAAGCAATAGCCAGTGAGTTCAATCTGTGCAGAGTGAGAGGTGATAACTATTGTGCTCTAAGGGCGACTCTCTTCCAGGTGCTCAGCCAATCAAAACAGCTTCCTGCCTGGTTGCACGACTCTGACATTAGTAAGGTAATTAAGCCTTATAGTGATAGACGTTAGACATCCATATTACATCCTCACTAATTCTGTTCTTGCACAAAGCAGCGTTACTTGATCATTCAGGGCTCAATGCTAAGGATTTTTTCTGCAGACCCAGTAGGGCCAGTGGTTCAAATGTGACACTGtcacaaaatcaaacaaaaaaattgttgctgttattattgtttttgacCCGTGCTATCTTTTTATGACACCAAAATTTTAGATGTTAACATTTTCAGTACTCTATTCTAATTTCAATACCACATCACAAACTAAAAGGCTaacaaatataaagttcaaaaatgattaaaaacagttattactGGACAGTTTGTAAAtaagaacaaatgaacaaatgaagTTCCCCTCAGAGCTTCATTCATATAAACCTCCAATTAAATCATTAGGATGGAGTACTAAATGGAgtcgatggatttttttttttttttttttttttaagaaaggctTGTAAATATGTGCAAATGATAAGCTTTTGTGACAACGCAGCAGTGGCCCAATCAGGCCTGTGACAAACTCATCAACTGTGTTCTGAATGTCTTTGACGCTGGCCCTGGGCCATCAGGCAGTTCTTATTGTCGAGCCCtgtcattattttttgtatattaatatagaatGTTATTATGTGTTAAGTTGATTTTGATGCATTATGGGTTTTCCATTGTAGTGGGCAAAAGAAATGCACTCAGATTTTATTACGGAGTGGCAGTTTCCATTTGAAACTAGCATGAGCAAATTGCAGCATCTTGAACAATGTCTGGAGCTACTGAAGAATAAGgtaaccttttttttaattgcttatgaatatttatatacactaccgttcaaatgttttGGGCGaagcttttttaaatgttattgaaaGCTGTCTCCATTGCTCACCAATACtgcatattttgatcaaatatacagtaaacagGGTACTATTGTGAatttgtattacaatttaaaataaattgaaaaatagaatttattcctgtgatggcaaagctgaaatttagCAAAAATTATTCCAATCTTCAGtctcaaatgatccttcagaaatcattcattatgctgatttggtgatcgggggaaaattgtttttttaaacaatcagtGTTGTTctacttaatatatttgtggataCTGTTATACATTGTTTcaaaattctttgatgaataaaaagttcaaaagataatttgaaatagaaatcttttctaacagtataaatttatttactgtcactttttaacaatttaatgcatccttgatgaataaaggtattaataataataataataaaaaacaatcgTATTTACCCCAAACTTAACTGTACCCACTtggaaatattttattgttttatcttcAGTGGCAAGAGGCTGTCCAGTATAAAAGTCTTGAGGACAGGGAGCACATGTGCCAGCATGTGTTCAGAGGTCATGATGAAGAGTATGAGCTTCTTGAAGCGCTGAAGTTCTTGATGCTGAGGACTGCCATTCAGTTGCACTCAGATATGGAGAAGGGCTCTGACGTACCAGAGTTCTGCTGGCTCCTCTTTGCTCGTGACTCGTCTAAATGCCCCAAGACATTTTTCACCAACCACCTCAGACATGTAGGGTTTAGTGGTGGGCTGGAACAGGTTAGTGCGGTTTATATGAACGATTACAAAAAATCTTTAGCCTTATTATGGACCAGTCATGTACATTTAATAACTACCAGATTATTATATCTACTGTTAATTCATTAATTGCATTGTTTCAGTGGTTGAAGTGATCTTATTTCATAAAGAAACCTCTACTAATGTAATGTTGTTTAGGTGGAGATGTGCCTCCTGGGTTATTCCCTTCAAGAGATGATCCAGGTTGTTCGGCTGTACAAGTGTGATACTGAAGAGTTTATTACATACTACCCGAACGACCACAAGAATGCCAGTCCTCTATGCTTGCTTACAGAAGATGACGGACACTATAATGTACTCGTCCCCAAAAAGTCCTCCAAATTTGATGCATATGGTAGACCAAAGTGGAATCAATCTTCAGGTGGACAACCAAGCATAACGACCTGTCTTTAAAGAGTAAATGGCAAGGAGTTACAATCCTTCATGTTTTCCACATGGCTGTTCTTGAGTTTATGTTTTGGGAtatttttctttcatgttttaattcttataaattttaatatttgcttATCTTTACTTTTCTAcctatgtaattttaaataaggaaaaaactatacatttcttAATAAATTCTGTGCAAAAGTTTTATGAGACATAGAATGGGaggtttgtaatgtttttttatttagttgataATTTGCAAAGCAATTATTAACTTTGTATGTTACAATAaaattcaactgtaattttaggTGTTACATTTAGCTAATTTAGTGTGCCATTCAGTTCAGGAGTTTCTGCTGGTTTCAGTTTCTTCTTGTACTGTCTTCGGTTATCATCATCTTAATAATCTGACAATTACTACTTTGCAGAGCAATTTACACCGTGGGCAGATTAATTGTTCACTGAAACATTATATTGAAATGTTCTGATGATAGAGTAAAGAAATGGCAGATGTTTCAGAAGTTTATGAATGCATGAACCTTTCAATTGATAAAAGGTATTAGATTTTGGGGGTGTAATGGTTTAAACCAGCTTCAGCTGATCTTGTAtggtttacattacattacaatgcAAATGTAATATGGTCTCTGCAGTTGCGGCATTTTGTATCAAATGTAGTTTATCAATACAGTTGGAAAACcagtttaaaatgacaatattcagggcaaaagaaaataaaagcataaatcaatatttttgcatcATACAGTGAAATAAAAATCAGATTCAAACAATACTGAAATGGGTCTCAGTAAcaatttaagttaaatttaaaactaattatttttaatgaccacGAGACTCAAATAATACATTTCGTGATTTGGTTTGGACtcgccttctcattcaaagagttttctttattttcatgactatgaaattgtagattcacactgaaggcatcaaaactatgaattaacacatgtggatttatatatggaattatatacatgacaaaaaagtgtgaaacaactgaaaatatgtcatattgtaggttcttcatatagccaccttttgctttgatgactgctttgcacactcttggcattctcttgatgagcttcaagaggtagtcacctgaaatggtcttcaacagtcttgaaggagttccccgagagacgcttagcacttgttggcccttttgccttcagtctgcggtccagctcacccctaaaccatctcgattgggttcaggtccggtgactgtggaggccaggtcatctggcgcagcaccccatcactctccttctttgtcaaatagcccttgatgccttcagtgtgactctacaattttcatagtcatgaaaataaagaaaactctttgaatgagaaggtgtgtccaaacttttggtccgtactgtatatgtattttttttttttcaaaacaaaagactcttattttttattttaatgtgtgtattcCCCAGGAAACATTGCCCCTTGGGGGTATGAGTTCAATGAAAACAGAACACTTGTTTATCAATGCTTGTTACAAAATGGTTGTATTTCCTGAACGCTTTATAATACAGAtttaaggttggtctctttttaaagaaaacacataCCAGATTATCAAAgtcaaagcattaaaaaaagtataaaaagttATTTAGAAATTGTTGTTTACAGTAAAGTATAATGTAGTAtacttttttattgaatataaaataaatattttctaaaatatgttGCACTCTAAAAAAGCATGCATATAAAATCAAAGCCATATGTAAGTTATGTTTCAAATTTGAAGTCAATATCACAAAAATTGTGGTTCCTTTGAGATTTTGTTTGGGCATTATACCAGAAAATTACCACTGGTTGACACCCAAACTATATAGAAAGTTTTTGATGCAGTTTTCTGTCACAAATCAATAATTTTCTGTCAcgatataatttatattacaaagCAGTTAACAAATATGGAACCTTGGCTGacagacctttccaacaatagGCCTATGTGTTTTGTCAAGATTACAAAAAGATTAGATTTTCTAAAACAAGCCACAAAATCTcagtttaaatatacatttttatatcttgAATTATACTCCCAAAAGGACAACGTATCCCCTGAGATACAAACATTTAGAGacaagattacacacacacaaaaaaaataataatttaaaaagtatttaattcataaaattgAAAAAGTAAAACTATGGGCATCACAAGGCCATTTTTAGGCGGACTACCATAGGCTGAATAAAAACTGGACTACTCATACatattacaacttaaaacatAGTGCATGTGGCAGAGGTTTGCATACTTGAGCTAAGGAAAGAAGGGGGCCTACTAGATATGCAAACAGTAAAATTTAGTGTTTGTAAAGTAAACaggtgtgtcagagagagagagatcagcaaGACTTTGGCTTATTCGCTAGTCAAATGTTATACCTATCTATTCAATACTGTGGAATACTGCAATAAGTTTGGTATGCCACCCCTATAAgtcaagcattttttattatatttatatagtgatgtatttatttttattattataatagccTCAatggctgagcccccctaaaatgaaaatctagAATCGCCCGGGTAAACCTAATAAGCTAATGCTAACAGCTTTTTAAACAGATAGCCTAACTCCCCTCCTGCATGTGTAAATATGTGTACTGCCACTCCCTATACGCAGAGCACATGATTATAACATGAGcatatacataattataaaatatacattttagggTGAATGCAGTAGGCTAGGCACACGTGATGCGCCATTCCCGTTCCGGTGAAACTTTTTTGGTCTGTTGGCATTAATAACattcattaatgttaattaatgttttaattataatatgatgatgacTCATTGACGGCTTCACCTCCAAAAAAGCAGGAGTGTGCCTTTGTAAATGCTGAAATTTGGAATGCTCCAGCAGATGAATAGCAGTGTTGATTTtcggagtgtctatttacactaagtgcaaataccTTGCCTTGTTGGCAGAAGCTACTTAGACTAATTTTGCCCATCTACGTTTAATTAGGATAGTCAACACTACAAAAGACTGTTGACTGACATTTGCTTCAGTGGTGTAGAAGGCACAGCAAGTAACGTTGCAGCTTTGATGCGATTGACCCGAGTTCGAATCCATCTTTTGTTCAGCTTTTTTATTGTCTCTCTTTTTAAATCTTCTATTGCACCGGAAAGGCATTTATTGTCAATATAAATTAAGGAAATAattgaaaagttgaaaataatatatctggtagggttagggtaggtttagagggatattgtcccaataaggtggcatccatttttttaaatttgaaataaaattagattttacaCTCAATATGCATACTGTTTTAGAATTAACTACAATATTGAGGTTCAGACAATTgccaatatttgtataaatactgTAGTATGAATAGAAGAAAATCTTGCTATTTTAGTGTACATGGAATCTATAGTTAGGTTATTTACTCTTGGTTTAAAGCATATCATTAAGAAAATACTGACATTTAACCCTTAGTGCAAATAGCCATTGCTATTGATTTTTGAtcgtttattattttttattttgataatatttaatcttttaaaatgttttacttaatGTGTGTCATTTaagtttagtttttcttttcttttctttttttttgctgtagaGCTACAATAGTAAATTATACAATTGaattccaatttatttatttacctacttttatgttttattaaagttctattttgacccctagagtagtattattagtatttttttcaaaatatttgggGGAGaaggcacaacaatacaattctGATAGGTTACCCATTTGGTCAGCACCGGCCCTGGAACTATCAACTTTTATCGGAGGGTGAGTAGATTTCCCACTACAGGTGTTAAATAATTCTTACGAGCTaaacaaagaatgtaaaaaaagaaaaagaaagaaaaaaaagaaaaccaagaaATATAAAACCTACATTTTCACCGCTTCTGCCCACAGCTTCTCAAATGTTTGTATTCCCCAGGATACGCCTGTTAGGGTTATATtagagttagatttttttttttttttttttgtagtaatttCAAAggcaacatgaataaattattcaaaCTGTATTATATTACATAGGCAATTTAAATTAACCTAAATGAACTGACCTAATTTAATATAAAGCCATGTGGTCCCTTTAGAGACCCCTGATGGACCACGGCCCCCTGGTTAAAAGATATTCACTATGTGTCTATTCAATACACATGGCGCACAAAATGAGAAGTTAGTCAAAGTGACATCCTctgtcacacaaaaaaaaaaggaagtcataGTTTgcacattttggggtgaacggACCCTTTAATTGACAGTCTGTCAGACAGCAGCGCGTCTCTCGAGACTTGCCCGCTCTGCAGCCCCACCTGCTGGCCGAAACAAAATAAGACGTTCGGTCTTCACTGAGATTCCTCCGAGTCATTTAAATGTTATCTTGACTTTTAATTCTCATTCTAATgtgttatttattgtattaacacTTCATGCCAGATGAACTTATATGCCTACATGCAGGAAAGATATAATGACGAAGACGGCCATTTGATCCCCCTGTCCCGTGCTCTGACCTACCTGGCAAGCTCTTCTCTGAACCTGAACTCTATTTTAGGCATCATCTCTGTGTGGTTCAGCCGTGCGTTCCTGTGTTTTTCTGCACGCACCAGCTGACGTTCAGAAGAGGAGTGGCTTTTATGCGCCGACCGTCCCCCACGTGTTGTTAAGGGAAGGATGATGATTTAAGTACAGTTAACCGAGTGGCCATCTACAGCAGAATTGCGGCTGGCCAATCGACTCCATGCATACGGCTTTATACTCGTGTCGCACTTAATCTCCGCGGCcgattatatgcatttatttttcctcTCCACTGACGGGTGAACAATGGAGAAGCCGTCAGCAGAAATTTCTGGCGACCCTCCTATTTTCCCATGCACCAGATCATTGTTTATGATGCTGTTGTTGTGTAGGAGGGCAGGGACGGACCTGATCTCGTCGGATTTCTGCTAGAAAACACTCAGAGCTCGACGGGCTGTGACCGGCCTCGCATCCTTCCAGATCCGAGCCGCTGTTGTTGGCAGTGCTGCTGCTCTCCTCCCGGCGAACATGGTGGAATTCCCGGTACTCACGCATTACTGGACTCTTATCCGATTCCTGGTGCCGCTGGCCATAACCAACATAGCCATCGACCTCGGCGAACAGGCAAGTGTGAATGAATTGTGCATCAAAATACAAGGCTGCATGACGTAAGATTGGTTGTGTATCCTTGGAGCTAGACTCTGCAGCAATGGGCATCCATCAGATTATTAAAGCTCTGTTTATCAGTCGCCTCGGAATATGTAATATGATATGAACGTAATTTATAGGTTAGGTCGACCCTGTGGTTTTATTCCCTAAGGAAACTTTGAAACGGTGGCCCTTCGTAAACAAGCATCATCACAAACAACAGGAGCCGGTCAGCTGTGTTCGTCAACAGCTGGCCATACAGCGCATCCAATGACGTGTGTCCCACTGAACAATGCACTTTTGGATGGGCTGATTTTGTTGTCACCTCAGCGTGAACTAACTTGTTTTTGTCAACCATTAAGGAATGTTTAGTTTTTCTAACAGTATTTACATGTCTAAAGTGAGACGGCTATAAAAATCTTAAACCCTTAGctgattaaatgtttaattcatgtAATTCAAATCTCATTTTGATGCTCTTATGTTTCTTCATTGGCCATATTGAAAAGTCTTTCTTAATATTATGAGATTAGTGTCCCTGTCATTTTTACTGAAACAATTAATAGATCGAGAAAGACTGACAATCGGTTTGACCAGTGTTTTTCAGATATTCACCCTTTTCAGCCTAATTGGTTCCTCAATATTaggtttataaataaattaataaaatttgtaataatatatttggaTAATTATTGAACTTTCATAATGAAGTAATTTATTCTCCATCAAGAAATGTGTAGCTTAATTGCataattgggtaacactttagaataaggttccattaattaatgttagttaatgtattaattaacatgaacaaacaatgaataatacatttattactgtatttattcatcttcgttaatgttagttaatgaaaatacagttattcattgttagttcatggtaattcacagtgcattaactaatgttaacaagcacaacttttgatttaaataatgcattagtaaatggtgaaattaacatgaactaagacttataaatgctgtagaaggattgttcttgcttagttcgtGTTaatgaaagtagttaactaacattaactaatggaaccttattctaaagtgttacccataattaattaaaataattaaaaaagtaatgatTGCAACCCTTTACACACAACTTGGCAATATAATCACCATTggctagtaatttttttttgtttagtcgCCATACTGataatattttacacacactcacaaacacacatttatatatatagaaacttGGAAACCATGTATTAATGCTTATTCGTCATTTTAACTAAACATAGGACTGGTGGTGATATTGTTGGCCATTCagggtttctttaaaaaaaaaaaaaataataatagaaatagataatagtaattattactAAAAGATAAAACTAAGCCTACTAGTTCTTTTACGGTACTAACAATATACACCACACTACGGTTGATGTGCTGCT
It encodes:
- the LOC113118274 gene encoding ubiquitin thioesterase otulin-like, yielding MKRAAVGETQSSVSAAEDLQTYSRREWKGNTTKSLLIRKGYEAIASEFNLCRVRGDNYCALRATLFQVLSQSKQLPAWLHDSDISKWAKEMHSDFITEWQFPFETSMSKLQHLEQCLELLKNKWQEAVQYKSLEDREHMCQHVFRGHDEEYELLEALKFLMLRTAIQLHSDMEKGSDVPEFCWLLFARDSSKCPKTFFTNHLRHVGFSGGLEQVEMCLLGYSLQEMIQVVRLYKCDTEEFITYYPNDHKNASPLCLLTEDDGHYNVLVPKKSSKFDAYGRPKWNQSSGGQPSITTCL